Proteins encoded by one window of Geobacter sp. DSM 9736:
- a CDS encoding flippase produces MEEGYLSRFIKGILTTGFGTLVTLILGFMNIGIAARYIPKEQFGVFLLMQTIVYSLIMVGDLGLNLSATKFLAVSREGERQTVINTIMVMRTAIAIAAVALILLCRNQITFLFKSEILEEFYVYIPLLFLLESYNLLFSSMLQGFHHYRKMAYAQMLASVTNVILIIVLIVFLGNGILGLVCARAVALVFSIVYQIRGIGMGLSFRGDRKLLKGLFGFGLPLGLNNVLSFIFMRFDTLIIGALLAPVSVALYGTAMKLPDAFRQMFESFRSVFFPNMAELFDQKRMSEAESVLNNSLRLISFATLFVTLGATVFQKEIVTLLFSAKYIECAPVLSVLMLAMSIGLIGYVLGTSLVSAGYSKLPVIINIVDTAVTLTANLIMIPRFGIIGAAYASVLARTVSNPVNLWFLKRAGIDVKAMEYIKPIAAYGICCALLSVLGNSLLPGLAALSLYLVLCAGTTVIRGEDLLNLKRIIRMNTQPANVR; encoded by the coding sequence ATGGAAGAAGGCTATCTGTCACGATTCATAAAAGGAATACTGACGACCGGCTTCGGAACCCTTGTTACACTGATTCTGGGTTTCATGAATATAGGGATTGCCGCCAGATACATACCCAAAGAGCAGTTCGGCGTATTCCTTCTCATGCAGACGATTGTCTACAGCCTCATCATGGTAGGGGACCTGGGGCTTAATCTGTCGGCTACAAAATTTCTGGCAGTGAGCCGGGAAGGGGAGCGGCAAACAGTAATAAATACAATAATGGTTATGAGGACTGCTATCGCAATTGCAGCCGTAGCGCTGATCCTCCTGTGCAGGAACCAGATAACCTTCCTCTTCAAGTCGGAGATACTGGAAGAGTTCTATGTTTACATCCCCCTGCTGTTTCTTCTGGAGAGTTACAACCTGCTGTTCAGTTCCATGCTGCAGGGCTTCCATCACTACAGGAAGATGGCCTATGCACAGATGCTTGCCAGTGTCACCAACGTTATTCTGATTATTGTTCTGATCGTGTTTCTCGGGAACGGGATACTTGGTCTGGTCTGTGCCCGTGCAGTCGCACTGGTGTTCTCCATTGTTTACCAGATCAGGGGAATCGGCATGGGGCTGAGCTTCAGGGGGGACAGGAAACTACTTAAGGGGCTGTTCGGCTTCGGATTGCCGCTGGGGCTGAATAACGTTCTGTCATTTATTTTCATGCGCTTCGATACCCTCATCATAGGAGCACTCCTCGCTCCGGTCAGTGTCGCCCTTTATGGTACCGCCATGAAACTGCCCGATGCGTTCAGGCAGATGTTCGAATCCTTCCGGTCCGTGTTCTTTCCGAACATGGCGGAGCTTTTCGATCAGAAACGGATGTCGGAGGCGGAAAGCGTTCTCAACAACTCCTTGCGGCTCATCTCCTTTGCGACCCTTTTTGTGACGTTGGGCGCGACGGTCTTCCAGAAGGAGATTGTGACCCTGCTTTTTTCGGCAAAGTACATCGAGTGCGCGCCGGTTCTCTCGGTGTTGATGCTTGCGATGAGTATAGGGCTGATCGGCTATGTGCTGGGGACCTCCCTGGTATCGGCGGGATATTCGAAGCTGCCGGTAATCATCAATATCGTTGATACTGCGGTAACGTTGACGGCCAACCTTATCATGATCCCGCGCTTCGGCATAATCGGGGCTGCGTATGCCTCCGTTCTCGCACGGACCGTCTCGAATCCGGTCAACCTCTGGTTTCTGAAGAGAGCGGGCATAGACGTCAAGGCGATGGAATACATTAAACCAATTGCAGCCTACGGCATCTGCTGCGCCCTTCTTTCGGTCCTGGGCAATTCCCTGCTTCCGGGGCTGGCCGCGCTCTCGCTCTATCTCGTTCTTTGTGCCGGCACAACGGTCATCAGAGGAGAGGACCTGCTCAACCTCAAAAGAATCATCCGCATGAACACGCAGCCTGCCAACGTACGGTAA
- a CDS encoding glycosyltransferase, whose product MTSRRLRILYVDESNAVGGAEKYLKMVLGYFSRFHDTYLSHPDDDAHSRFYAELPTAFIPCRPEHYRRPAALFRHYLKIFRTLRPDMIHANLPDPSSCRTALAAAFCAGTPAVTVTNHLPNLTYPRSWRGKLVGKSMWDWFVWRIVFGIVDTSIVVSKASARSLESNYPAEKDKICCIYNGVDIARFNFGDTGQARRVRSDFGVADDAVLFCSIGRLEQQKGYEYLLSAMQQLVARHPHVKLLLIGDGTLLRELKTLALQLGIEGQVIFAGARSDIPELLSASDIYVNSSLFEGLPFSILEAMAAGLPIIATGVDGNREIVVDGETGVLVRPRDPDNLAQEMRNLVEAPERRAAIGRNARELVVRQYSQESMFRETENLYRRLTEPRGADAASGLRPVKE is encoded by the coding sequence ATGACGAGCAGACGCCTGAGGATATTGTATGTAGATGAATCGAACGCAGTAGGTGGGGCCGAAAAGTATCTCAAGATGGTTCTGGGGTACTTCTCCCGGTTCCATGACACCTATCTGTCTCACCCGGATGACGATGCACACTCCCGTTTCTACGCCGAGCTTCCGACTGCATTCATACCCTGCCGGCCGGAGCACTACCGAAGACCGGCAGCGCTGTTCCGGCATTATCTGAAGATCTTTCGCACTCTGCGGCCGGATATGATCCACGCCAACCTTCCCGATCCTTCCAGTTGCCGCACGGCTTTGGCGGCAGCATTCTGCGCGGGTACTCCGGCAGTGACAGTTACGAACCATCTTCCCAACCTTACCTATCCGCGTTCATGGCGGGGCAAGCTCGTCGGTAAAAGCATGTGGGACTGGTTTGTGTGGCGCATCGTCTTCGGTATCGTAGATACCTCCATTGTGGTTTCGAAGGCGAGTGCCCGATCGCTTGAGTCCAACTACCCGGCCGAGAAGGACAAGATATGCTGCATCTACAACGGGGTCGACATAGCGCGTTTCAATTTCGGAGATACCGGGCAGGCACGGAGAGTGCGTTCGGATTTCGGAGTGGCGGATGATGCCGTTCTTTTCTGCAGTATAGGCCGTTTGGAGCAACAGAAGGGGTACGAATATCTGCTTTCGGCAATGCAGCAGCTGGTCGCGAGGCACCCGCACGTGAAACTCCTGCTGATTGGCGACGGAACGCTTCTCCGGGAGCTGAAGACCCTGGCTTTACAGCTCGGCATAGAGGGTCAGGTGATATTTGCCGGGGCCCGATCCGACATTCCTGAGCTGCTCTCGGCATCGGATATCTACGTCAACAGCTCGCTGTTCGAAGGTTTGCCCTTCAGCATTCTGGAAGCAATGGCTGCTGGTCTGCCGATAATCGCAACCGGAGTGGACGGCAACCGGGAGATAGTCGTGGACGGGGAAACGGGAGTGTTGGTACGGCCGCGAGATCCGGACAATTTGGCGCAGGAGATGCGAAATCTGGTGGAAGCTCCTGAAAGGCGTGCAGCTATTGGCAGAAATGCTCGGGAACTCGTAGTCCGTCAATACTCTCAGGAGTCCATGTTTCGGGAGACAGAAAACCTGTACAGACGGCTTACCGAGCCGAGGGGCGCCGATGCCGCTTCCGGGCTCCGGCCGGTAAAGGAATGA
- a CDS encoding glycosyltransferase family 2 protein, whose amino-acid sequence MNRPTVAVLIPTYNRPLQVSKLLHALSGQERLPDQVIVAVRHDDDLTKRAVDLWASLSPLAARLTRAAVYEKGHLPPLIAGAEACTCDVVCIIDDDAIPVAGWLKHLGDDFRDPEIGGIAGKVLNHVEPNAPPVVMEPGRFSWFGRSGAYGGPSPGTPHLLEADCPLGGNMAYRTQAVQQAIDMVLNGGSAISYETDIALNVKKKGYKTYYDPRVVIDHYPAPRHIDVRRGWNADECYMYAHNLTYICMKHLGWYGKIGFFIYFFLGGTWGCPGVATYILGMCLGRGLTLRDHLLPAMRGRLEGLKTFRQKIAEKKAVVQGNACLDSTE is encoded by the coding sequence ATGAACAGACCTACGGTTGCAGTACTTATACCTACCTACAATCGCCCTTTACAGGTGAGCAAGCTTCTTCATGCGTTATCGGGGCAGGAGCGGCTTCCGGATCAGGTTATCGTGGCCGTGAGGCATGACGACGATCTTACGAAACGGGCTGTTGATCTGTGGGCTTCGTTATCGCCACTTGCGGCTCGGCTTACGAGGGCCGCGGTCTATGAAAAAGGGCATCTCCCTCCGCTGATAGCCGGAGCAGAAGCATGCACCTGCGATGTGGTGTGCATCATTGATGATGACGCAATTCCGGTCGCGGGCTGGCTGAAGCATCTGGGGGACGACTTCCGGGACCCTGAAATAGGCGGTATCGCGGGGAAGGTGTTGAATCATGTGGAGCCGAATGCTCCCCCGGTAGTTATGGAACCGGGAAGGTTCTCCTGGTTTGGCCGGTCGGGGGCTTATGGTGGACCTTCTCCTGGAACCCCCCATTTGCTTGAAGCGGATTGCCCTCTTGGCGGGAACATGGCTTATAGAACGCAAGCGGTGCAGCAAGCAATAGACATGGTTCTCAACGGGGGATCGGCCATTTCGTACGAGACCGATATCGCCCTGAACGTAAAGAAGAAGGGCTACAAAACATACTACGACCCGCGTGTGGTTATCGACCATTACCCCGCACCCCGCCACATTGACGTCAGGCGTGGGTGGAACGCCGACGAATGCTACATGTATGCACACAACCTTACGTACATCTGCATGAAGCATCTCGGCTGGTACGGTAAAATCGGCTTTTTCATCTATTTTTTCCTCGGCGGGACCTGGGGATGTCCCGGGGTTGCGACATACATTCTCGGGATGTGCTTGGGGCGTGGGCTAACCCTGAGAGATCATCTCCTGCCTGCCATGCGGGGCAGGCTGGAAGGGCTGAAGACATTCCGGCAAAAGATTGCGGAGAAGAAGGCGGTCGTACAGGGTAATGCATGCCTAGACAGCACCGAATAA
- a CDS encoding dockerin type I domain-containing protein, translating to MDSFSTHQQHHQVTSTRSSINRSMAFLCGLSLLFSATLSHASQVTLYWDAPATYADGSPITDLAGYKVYAGSSSGNYDQPVDVGNKTSHTVTNLPDEGTHYFAVTAYDTKGNESGFSSELAQTLEPTPEPAPTPTPEPAPTPEPTPAPTPAPEPTPVPDPTPAPVVKGIAKGDVNGDGVVNMPDVLATLNAITGTQGLSAEQTSRADVWPLDSNGKPAGDGTVTMQDLLAILKRVIQPSSW from the coding sequence ATGGATTCATTCAGCACACATCAGCAGCATCATCAGGTTACATCGACCCGGAGCAGCATCAATAGAAGCATGGCATTCCTGTGCGGATTGTCGCTGCTCTTCTCAGCAACACTTTCCCATGCCTCGCAGGTAACACTCTACTGGGACGCACCCGCAACGTATGCCGACGGCTCGCCGATAACCGATCTGGCAGGTTACAAGGTCTACGCGGGCAGCTCTTCGGGCAACTACGACCAGCCCGTGGACGTCGGCAATAAAACCTCGCATACCGTTACGAATCTTCCCGATGAGGGGACTCATTACTTTGCCGTAACGGCTTATGACACAAAAGGGAATGAAAGCGGTTTTTCCAGCGAACTGGCACAGACTTTAGAGCCGACACCCGAGCCGGCGCCGACGCCGACGCCGGAGCCTGCACCAACACCAGAGCCGACGCCGGCTCCGACACCCGCCCCCGAACCGACGCCGGTCCCTGACCCTACGCCAGCTCCAGTGGTTAAAGGCATTGCAAAAGGAGACGTCAATGGCGACGGAGTGGTCAACATGCCGGACGTTCTCGCGACATTGAATGCGATCACCGGTACCCAGGGCTTAAGTGCAGAGCAGACAAGCAGAGCCGACGTATGGCCCCTGGACTCCAACGGCAAGCCGGCAGGAGACGGGACGGTCACCATGCAGGACCTTCTGGCAATACTGAAACGGGTCATTCAACCCTCCAGCTGGTAA
- a CDS encoding glycosyltransferase family 4 protein, translating to MKILAVCREIPYPLNAGYKIRTFNLLKRLARSNSVSLLCYGQETECREARSVLESFLERVQLVSFQSRPKLQQIPFILGNLLAGQPPMCVKYVKSKQMQQALQNALAAKEFDLVHFDDPYIVSNHDFSRSTGAKITVTFHDVDSRKYQRFFAIEKNPYKKAMLLFDLFMLRRWERYLVSRSDLNIVMSDVDRLTLTEATNGTNIAVVPNGVDTELISFREKNKPQETVSYFGTMDYMPNHDAALYFYREIFPLIRERKPGVRFRIIGRNPSRELMDLARDPGVEVTGNVPDVIPYYHDTSVAAVPLRAGGGTRLKILEAMAVGCPVVSTSIGAEGIDVRHGSNILIADEPEEFAQWTIELLTDEKLRRKLAANARRFVEDRYSWQGIGDRLNEIYRSLVDQQIQVHRGIHLVRKPRGMAASSVAHTREDGA from the coding sequence ATGAAGATACTGGCGGTCTGCCGTGAGATACCGTACCCACTGAATGCCGGTTACAAGATAAGGACCTTCAACCTGCTGAAGCGGCTAGCGCGGAGCAATTCCGTTTCCCTGCTATGTTACGGACAGGAAACCGAGTGCAGGGAGGCGCGTTCGGTTCTGGAAAGCTTTCTGGAGAGGGTTCAGCTCGTCTCCTTTCAGTCCCGTCCGAAGCTTCAGCAGATTCCTTTCATTTTGGGAAACCTCTTGGCCGGACAGCCACCGATGTGCGTCAAGTACGTAAAATCGAAACAGATGCAGCAGGCTCTGCAAAACGCTTTAGCTGCCAAAGAGTTCGACCTTGTTCATTTTGACGACCCTTACATCGTAAGCAATCATGACTTCAGCCGGAGTACCGGCGCAAAGATTACAGTTACTTTCCATGATGTTGATTCCAGGAAGTACCAGAGATTTTTTGCGATCGAAAAAAATCCCTACAAAAAGGCGATGCTTCTGTTCGATCTCTTCATGCTGAGACGATGGGAACGGTACCTGGTGTCGAGAAGCGACCTGAATATCGTGATGTCGGATGTAGACCGTCTGACTCTAACCGAAGCAACCAACGGCACCAACATAGCGGTGGTGCCGAATGGTGTGGACACGGAACTGATCAGCTTCAGGGAGAAAAACAAACCCCAGGAGACCGTTTCCTATTTCGGCACAATGGATTACATGCCGAATCACGATGCTGCTCTCTATTTTTACAGGGAGATATTCCCCCTGATACGGGAACGTAAGCCGGGTGTCAGGTTCCGCATCATAGGGCGGAACCCGAGCAGGGAGCTCATGGACCTTGCCCGGGATCCGGGGGTTGAGGTGACGGGAAATGTTCCGGACGTGATTCCATACTATCACGACACTTCGGTCGCCGCCGTGCCGCTGCGTGCGGGGGGCGGGACGAGGCTAAAGATACTGGAGGCGATGGCGGTCGGATGCCCGGTCGTATCTACTTCCATAGGGGCCGAGGGAATCGACGTCCGTCATGGCAGCAACATCTTGATAGCAGACGAACCTGAAGAGTTTGCGCAGTGGACGATCGAACTCCTGACGGATGAGAAGTTGCGTCGAAAACTGGCTGCCAACGCTCGCAGATTTGTTGAAGACAGATATAGCTGGCAGGGGATCGGGGATCGTCTGAACGAGATATACCGGAGCCTGGTTGATCAGCAGATTCAGGTTCATCGCGGCATTCATCTGGTGAGGAAGCCACGCGGTATGGCAGCATCTTCCGTAGCCCACACACGAGAGGACGGAGCATGA
- a CDS encoding discoidin domain-containing protein, producing the protein MSDVQISTVRNKQTRRFVSLALLSVLLLNSVLQYPEAHGAQTTLTWDHPANPDGTPAANVGGYKVYQGSIPGRYSQNIDIGNQSTFTVDLAEGTTYLAVTAYDAAGNESPYSNEVSRTVSPGSTGSAPGISKTGWRLLYADSQELSGDPGAAINAFDGKTDTFWHTQWMNGNPAPPHEIQIDLGQSYNLTGFSYLPRQNSIENGRIARYEFYVTDGADWSTPVATGNFSNDLSLKMVSFPAKTGRYIRLRALSEVNGNPWTNAAEISVTGTPGTGTVTSYTLTATAGIGGSISAVGNTAISQGTNQTSTITSVSVNQGSSQTFSITPDTGYRISDVKVDGVSVGAVSSYTFNSVNAGHSIAATFSQVSSPAVPQTNWRLVYADSQELVGDPGAALNAFDGKNDTFWHTQWMNGNPVPPHEIQIDLGQTYNLDGFSYLPRQNNIQNGRIAKYEFYVSSNGTNWGTAVAAGTFANDLTLKSIGFPATTGRYIRLRALSEVNGNPWTNAAEINVTGTPAAAGIQSYALTASAGTGGSITPAGTTTVAGGSSRTYTITPSAGYKVADVKVDGISVGAVTSYSFSNVTKDHSIAASFSATSGRVVFATNCGGRQFTDSNGVVYQADTRFTGGATNSTATAISGTVDDPLYQSWRYGNATYNVPVSNGDYMVTLKFADYHTSAGKRLFNVAMEGITAISSLDIYGKAGSSYKAYDVTIPVTVKDGVLTIRFTNLVDQAKVNAIVVSTK; encoded by the coding sequence ATGTCCGACGTACAGATCAGCACTGTCCGCAACAAACAGACCAGGCGATTCGTCTCGCTGGCGCTTCTTTCAGTCCTTCTGCTGAACTCGGTGCTGCAGTATCCGGAAGCTCATGGCGCCCAGACGACGCTCACATGGGACCACCCGGCTAATCCGGACGGGACCCCTGCGGCAAACGTAGGCGGCTACAAAGTGTATCAGGGAAGCATTCCTGGAAGGTATTCCCAGAACATCGATATCGGCAATCAGTCCACCTTCACGGTAGATCTTGCAGAGGGAACGACCTACCTTGCAGTTACGGCCTATGATGCCGCAGGAAATGAAAGTCCCTATTCCAACGAAGTCAGCCGGACCGTTTCACCCGGAAGCACCGGGAGCGCTCCCGGCATTTCCAAAACAGGCTGGCGCCTTCTCTATGCCGACAGCCAGGAGCTGAGTGGGGACCCTGGAGCAGCCATCAACGCATTTGACGGCAAAACCGATACGTTCTGGCACACGCAATGGATGAACGGCAACCCGGCGCCCCCCCACGAAATCCAGATCGACCTGGGGCAGAGCTACAACCTTACGGGGTTCTCGTACCTCCCCCGCCAGAACAGCATCGAGAATGGCCGGATCGCCAGGTATGAATTCTATGTAACCGACGGGGCAGACTGGAGTACCCCTGTCGCTACAGGAAATTTTTCCAACGACCTCTCTCTGAAGATGGTGTCGTTCCCTGCCAAGACGGGGAGATACATCCGGCTGCGCGCCCTGTCGGAGGTCAACGGAAACCCCTGGACCAATGCAGCGGAAATCAGCGTCACAGGCACCCCAGGCACCGGCACTGTGACCTCCTACACCCTCACTGCAACAGCGGGGATCGGCGGATCGATAAGCGCGGTCGGCAACACCGCCATAAGCCAGGGCACCAACCAGACATCGACCATAACCAGTGTTTCGGTCAACCAGGGCAGCAGCCAGACCTTCTCGATTACACCCGACACAGGGTACCGCATCAGTGATGTAAAGGTTGACGGTGTATCGGTGGGCGCGGTAAGCAGTTACACCTTCAACAGCGTGAACGCCGGCCATTCGATAGCCGCGACATTCTCGCAGGTCTCTTCACCTGCGGTCCCGCAAACCAACTGGCGGCTCGTATATGCCGACAGTCAGGAACTGGTTGGTGATCCCGGGGCGGCGCTCAATGCCTTCGACGGAAAAAACGACACCTTCTGGCATACGCAGTGGATGAACGGTAACCCCGTGCCACCGCATGAGATCCAGATAGACCTTGGTCAAACATACAACCTGGACGGGTTCTCGTATCTGCCGCGTCAGAACAACATCCAGAACGGCCGTATCGCCAAATACGAATTCTACGTGAGCAGCAACGGCACAAACTGGGGAACTGCAGTGGCCGCAGGAACCTTTGCCAACGATCTGACACTGAAATCTATCGGGTTCCCCGCCACGACCGGAAGATACATCCGCCTGCGGGCACTCTCCGAGGTGAATGGTAATCCGTGGACCAACGCTGCCGAGATCAACGTGACCGGCACCCCTGCCGCCGCAGGCATCCAGAGCTACGCGCTGACTGCAAGCGCAGGAACCGGAGGCAGCATAACTCCTGCCGGGACCACGACAGTAGCCGGCGGTAGTTCCAGGACCTATACGATCACACCAAGCGCCGGATACAAAGTGGCCGACGTAAAGGTGGATGGAATCTCGGTCGGCGCAGTCACGAGTTATTCCTTCAGCAACGTGACCAAAGACCACTCCATTGCCGCATCCTTCAGCGCGACTTCCGGCAGGGTCGTCTTTGCCACCAACTGTGGAGGAAGGCAGTTCACCGACTCGAACGGAGTCGTCTACCAGGCGGATACACGCTTCACCGGAGGCGCCACCAACAGCACTGCAACCGCCATAAGCGGAACCGTAGATGATCCGCTCTACCAGAGCTGGCGTTACGGAAACGCCACCTACAACGTGCCCGTGAGCAACGGCGACTACATGGTTACCCTGAAGTTTGCCGACTACCACACCTCTGCAGGGAAGCGACTGTTCAACGTGGCGATGGAAGGAATCACCGCTATCTCCTCCCTCGACATCTATGGGAAGGCAGGAAGTTCTTACAAGGCATACGACGTGACAATACCGGTCACTGTGAAAGATGGAGTGCTTACCATCAGGTTCACAAATCTCGTGGATCAGGCGAAGGTCAATGCCATCGTCGTCTCCACGAAATAA
- a CDS encoding right-handed parallel beta-helix repeat-containing protein gives MKTSMRIFPLLIVSLMLNAVMASASWGATFYLAPNGNDTTGDGSQNRPWRSLSYACSRVTTPGDTIYIGPGNYTDNGRCNLAVGVSIAGAGSGTTKITSAYNGGMGTGYIFRDTQPTNPLMLGNNEISGFTLDGSNKTLMTGVFIRGSSNLSIHDMKFQSIKVSAIWIEGYYNWSNHETTQPPAYAKNVAIYNVETYDTTSEANYGWGDRLGAFFFGALENAQIYNITINEAMASRGTGIKAVSGWLKNFKGYNWNIKTNVENGDAFVFEMYNFLGDSEIYNCVFNHALSLNSGPQTPVQGSTWNLKIHDTKTDFSGFTRGALGHELSHNHLDFYNNYIYGNRGRGAGLWTTNYLTAGSVTGWRFRNNIVQNCSAGGLTIDRGNLYNIQVYNNIFDTMSSSPYGGYGISTDGFNGQLSGMKIQNNVFMNCAAAPIYLTASVTNALIDHNIFYNNGNGNNVNAASASTIQSNNIKGTVPGLVYSGNRPDPYYQLSKSSNLLDAGVDVGLPYSGKAPDIGAIEYQAFPPPRNLRLTP, from the coding sequence ATGAAAACTTCGATGCGTATATTCCCCCTGCTGATAGTTTCGCTCATGCTCAACGCCGTAATGGCTTCGGCAAGCTGGGGGGCCACCTTTTACCTCGCCCCCAACGGCAACGACACCACAGGTGACGGCAGCCAGAACAGACCGTGGCGCTCCCTCTCCTACGCCTGCTCACGGGTAACGACCCCCGGCGACACCATTTACATCGGCCCGGGTAACTATACCGACAACGGCCGCTGCAACCTTGCAGTTGGAGTAAGCATTGCCGGTGCAGGATCGGGAACCACAAAGATCACTTCCGCTTATAACGGCGGAATGGGTACGGGCTATATTTTCCGTGATACCCAACCGACGAATCCGCTCATGCTCGGCAACAACGAGATCAGCGGTTTCACCCTGGACGGCAGCAACAAAACCCTGATGACAGGTGTCTTTATCCGCGGATCGAGCAACCTCAGCATACACGACATGAAGTTCCAGAGCATCAAGGTGAGCGCCATCTGGATCGAAGGATATTACAACTGGTCCAACCACGAGACGACTCAGCCTCCTGCTTACGCGAAAAACGTAGCAATATACAACGTAGAAACCTATGACACGACCTCAGAGGCTAACTACGGCTGGGGAGACAGGCTCGGCGCATTCTTCTTCGGCGCACTGGAAAACGCCCAGATATACAACATCACCATCAACGAGGCCATGGCTTCCCGCGGCACCGGGATCAAGGCAGTATCGGGCTGGCTCAAGAACTTCAAAGGGTATAACTGGAATATCAAGACCAACGTTGAAAACGGCGATGCTTTCGTATTCGAGATGTATAACTTCCTCGGTGACTCCGAGATCTACAACTGCGTCTTCAACCACGCGCTCTCCCTGAACAGCGGTCCGCAGACGCCTGTACAGGGAAGCACCTGGAACCTGAAGATTCATGACACCAAAACCGACTTCTCCGGGTTCACCAGAGGGGCACTGGGTCACGAGCTGTCCCATAACCACCTTGACTTCTACAACAACTATATATACGGCAACAGGGGACGCGGCGCGGGCCTCTGGACCACCAACTACCTGACCGCCGGTTCCGTAACAGGATGGAGATTCCGCAACAACATCGTACAGAACTGCTCCGCAGGAGGCCTGACCATCGACCGCGGAAACCTCTACAACATTCAGGTGTACAACAACATCTTCGACACGATGTCCAGTTCGCCTTACGGCGGGTATGGCATCAGCACTGACGGGTTTAACGGTCAGCTGTCAGGAATGAAAATCCAGAACAACGTGTTCATGAACTGTGCTGCCGCACCGATCTATCTCACTGCAAGTGTGACTAACGCGCTGATCGACCATAACATTTTCTACAACAACGGCAACGGCAACAACGTAAACGCAGCAAGTGCAAGTACTATTCAGTCCAACAACATCAAGGGCACGGTCCCCGGCCTCGTCTACTCCGGCAACAGGCCGGACCCTTACTACCAGTTGAGCAAGAGTTCCAACCTTCTTGACGCAGGCGTCGACGTAGGTCTGCCCTACTCAGGAAAGGCACCGGACATCGGAGCAATCGAGTACCAGGCCTTTCCTCCCCCGAGGAACCTGCGCTTGACTCCGTAA
- a CDS encoding glycosyltransferase family 2 protein, producing MPKISVITPSYNQAQFLERTIGSVLSQPVDLEYIIMDACSSDGSAEILERYRSRARVIIEKDKGQADAIAKGFALATGDILAWLNSDDMYVPGALSKVVAAYEAGHEFVYGNVNIIDAMDNVLRKRVTIPVDFNDLYYGIYILPQEATFFSRRLYEECGGVNPEYHYAMDYDLWLRMARIRNPVRMDEVFSCFRFHEAQKSRRVDLYEREVMRARASLKGGGVDGKPQRLRRLSLGCRKFLANVRDAGIQRTLMEIHRKQIGSLP from the coding sequence ATGCCTAAGATCAGTGTGATAACGCCATCTTACAATCAGGCACAGTTCCTGGAACGAACCATCGGAAGTGTCCTCAGTCAACCTGTGGACCTGGAATACATCATAATGGATGCCTGTTCATCCGATGGCTCTGCCGAGATACTGGAGCGGTACAGGTCGAGAGCACGCGTGATCATCGAGAAAGACAAGGGGCAGGCCGACGCCATAGCCAAGGGGTTCGCATTGGCAACGGGCGATATTCTGGCATGGCTGAATTCCGATGACATGTATGTTCCAGGTGCGCTGAGCAAGGTAGTTGCGGCTTATGAAGCAGGGCACGAGTTTGTCTACGGCAATGTGAACATCATCGATGCGATGGATAACGTGCTTCGGAAAAGAGTCACTATACCTGTCGACTTCAATGACCTGTACTACGGGATCTACATCCTTCCCCAGGAGGCGACCTTCTTTTCAAGGCGCCTTTACGAAGAGTGCGGAGGTGTAAATCCGGAGTACCACTATGCCATGGATTACGATCTGTGGCTGCGGATGGCCAGAATCAGGAACCCCGTCAGGATGGATGAGGTCTTCTCGTGCTTCAGGTTTCATGAAGCGCAGAAAAGCAGAAGGGTCGATCTCTACGAGCGGGAGGTGATGCGGGCCCGGGCGAGCCTGAAAGGGGGAGGGGTTGACGGGAAACCGCAGAGACTGCGCCGGCTTTCTCTGGGTTGCAGGAAGTTTCTGGCTAACGTTCGGGATGCGGGTATACAGCGCACGTTGATGGAGATACACAGGAAACAGATAGGGAGCCTTCCCTGA